From a single Clupea harengus chromosome 24, Ch_v2.0.2, whole genome shotgun sequence genomic region:
- the LOC105900256 gene encoding syntaxin-10 — protein MSMEDPFFVVKGEVQKALSRARGLFERWEELLQEGTPVSRDELDWSTNELRNCLRAIDWDLEDLHETISIVETNPGKFRLGENELQERRAFVERTRQSVQEMKEQLSSPSAVAQAEKKNREALMAAPSQDRFAGLEPHLVSANSRYIQEQQEQQQLIMQDQDAELELVTGSIRVLKDMSGRIGDELDDQTVMLGEFSEEMDQTGSRMDSVLKKMEKVSHMTSSRRQWCAIGVLITIILVVLILLFAL, from the exons ATGTCGATGGAGGACCCGTTCTTCGTAGTGAAAGG GGAGGTGCAGAAGGCCCTGTCCCGGGCGCGGGGCCTGTTTGAGCGCTGGGAGGAGCTGCTTCAGGAAGGCACCCCCGTCAGCAGAGATGAGCTGGACTGGAGCACCAACGAGCTGCGCAACTGCCTGCGCGCCATCGACTGGGACCTGGAGGACCTGCACGAGACCATCA GCATCGTCGAGACCAACCCCGGAAAGTTCCGTCTGGGAGAGAATGagctgcaggagaggagggcatTTGTGGAGAGAACCCGGCAGTCAGTTCAG gagatGAAGGAGCAGCTCTCCAGCCCCTCAGCTGTGGCccaagcagaaaaaaagaacagagag GCTCTGATGGCAGCCCCGTCTCAGGACCGCTTTGCTGGCCTGGAGCCACATTTGGTGTCGGCCAACTCCCGCTACatccaggagcagcaggagcagcagcag TTGATCATGCAGGATCAGGACGCTGAGCTGGAGCTGGTGACGGGGAGCATCCGCGTGCTGAAGGACATGTCCGGACGCATCGGGGACGAGTTGGACGATcagactgt AATGTTAGGTGAGTTCAGTGAGGAGATGGACCAGACAGGCTCAAGGATGGACTCGGTACTGAAGAAAATGGAGAAAGTGTCTCACATGACCAGTA GTCGGCGGCAGTGGTGTGCCATCGGTgtcctcatcaccatcatcctGGTGGTGCTCATCCTCTTGTTCGCCCTATGA
- the ier2b gene encoding immediate early response 2b gives MNLNEEAKRIMALSIGKLYSSRTQRGGLRLHRSLLLSLVMRSARDIYHSVQFLNETEEQQHTVPCESQQSAIEEPMDTATDQTVPEVSISTETDPMPNDEGDIKPLKAEDGEWDKENRDSSHCDRHSRKRRGKAAAEPEFLPSKKAKMDIEDDRRVGVLRSSNGNCCRSVEILTLSVPSAIEAF, from the coding sequence ATGAATCTGAACGAAGAAGCCAAAAGGATTATGGCTCTGTCCATTGGCAAGCTGTATTCCTCTCGCACTCAGCGCGGAGGACTGAGACTACATCGAAGTCTCCTACTCTCTCTGGTCATGAGATCTGCACGGGACATCTACCACTCCGTCCAGTTTCTTAACGAAACCGAGGAGCAACAACACACAGTTCCATGTGAGTCCCAGCAGTCGGCAATAGAAGAGCCCATGGACACAGCTACAGACCAGACAGTCCCCGAGGTGTCCATTTCCACAGAGACCGATCCAATGCCGAACGACGAGGGTGACATTAAGCCCCTTAAGGCAGAGGACGGTGAGTGGGACAAAGAAAACAGAGACTCGAGTCATTGCGACCGACATTCCAGGAAGCGAAGAGGCAAGGCAGCTGCCGAGCCTGAATTCCTGCCAAGTAAGAAAGCAAAAATGGACATTGAGGACGACAGACGTGTGGGAGTTTTGAGGAGTAGTAACGGGAACTGTTGTCGCTCGGTAGAAATATTGACTCTTTCTGTTCCAAGTGCTATCGAGGCGTTCTGA